The Brassica oleracea var. oleracea cultivar TO1000 chromosome C6, BOL, whole genome shotgun sequence genomic interval ACTGGTATGTTTTTGGAACTTTGTCCGACAGTCCAAGAGAGGTAGAGAATACCGTTGTGAAATAAGAAAAATGGAATCATTGGTTAGTTACGTAGTATTAACCACCACGAGAAGAGGGAAAAAACGTGCCCAAACAAAAGCTCTACTCTCTTTTTAGTTAGAAGTGCAATGTAGTCATTTCACAAACTTTGTATTTGCATATGCATTTATAAGTTATATTATATGATGGATGTATCTAAAAGTTTGGTGGAATAAATGATTCCAAAGTGATATATCTGTAACCTTATCTAACGTTACATATTACAACTAGATTAAGACCCGCCCAAGCAAACAATATATATATAAATTATTTTATGTATTATATATTCTTACATATTATGAAATAATAAATATATATTGGATAATTAAAAGTTAGTAACTATTACATATATATAATTAAATTGGTGCGAACGTATAAATCAATTTTATTAATCCAAACAATTTTTTAAAAAATTTGATAGGATATGTAATTAAATTTAAATGATATTAACATACATAGTATATTTTTAATATTAATATCTATTAAATGATGCTTTCTACTCATATATATTTTTATCATGTGTATCTTTAATAGCAAAAACTTTAAATTACTGATAACAAAATTTTTTATTGTGGGATTAATAATTTTAGTAATTTATAATTTTTAAAAAATTATCAATGTTAGTTCAAAACTTTTATCAAAAAAAATAATTCTTATATGATTTTGTAATCATTTGTATTTTGTCATAATAAAAATTTTAAACCATGGATCGCAAAATTTGAATGTGAGACTTTTAACAGTTTTAGTAATTTATATTCGTTTTTTTAAAATTCAAAATATAACATATACAGAAAAATCTAAAATTTTATAATATGATTATTGTGATTTTTTTAAATTATTTTAATAGTTTAAAATTAAACAAATTTGATAGAAGATATATTATTTTTTATCAGATCTTTATTATTTAAAATCATTAATTTTCATATATACTTTACTCACATTAGGCAATTCCGTAATTTTTATTTAAAGAAATAATAAATGACATTAATAATGAATTTATGGTTAGTTTAATAAAAAGCTTATAATATAATTAGATGGACCAACATATTTCTTTAATAATTCTAAGAATCATCATATTGATGATACGTGGTTACAAAAAGAAGTTGTAATGTTTCACAAATAATATATAAGGGATATAAGTGTTACACGTAAGCATGGGAGACATGAGATTCCTTTTCTTTAAATAGATAAGTGTTGCCTTATTAAATAATTTGGGATACTTTTTAATAAGACATCAGGTCACCATAGATGCACGATTGAAATTTAATTAACAAATGAAATTCTGGAAATTTGGCACCAAATTGTCTTTTATGTCGTAAACGTATTATAATTTTTTGTAGATGTACTATTTGGCAAATTTTGTTATTGAAATAGATGATGCGAGCACTAATAAAAAAAAACTGGGCACTAATTATTTATTTTTAATATCTGATTATTATTTTAAAAACGTAATTCACAACTGGGACACTAAAACATAATATCTAATTATTATTTTTAATTTCTAATTATTTATCATAATGATAATTCAGAATATACATATATATATATATATAATATGACATCATTTTATAATTGTGCAATTTTAATTAAGTGATGGTAGCTTAAACGTTGCAGTCTTAATTTTGTATTTTGGGATGTACTTATAGAATCTCAAACAAGTTTTAATAAGAAGTAATTCTCTTATTAATCAATCACAAGATTATCAAACCACAAATCAAACTCACACAATTCATAAGTGATGCAACACAATTTACATCTATTCTCCTAAACTTATTAGTGATAACACAACACATATATTTCCTAATCCTTAAAGATAAACATAACATATTAGAATTATGATAGCTTAGAACTTAAGCTATTGTCAAGCTTAATCCAACATTCTCCCCCTTAAGTTTAAACTCATCTTCACTCACAACTTGAACTCCAATCAAACTTCTCATTTCCACGAACTTAACTCTACCAAGTGATTTAGTTAAGATATCAGCTCGCTGCTCATTCCCTGGAACATGCTTAACTCCTACTTGTTCGTTCTCAACACACTCCCGTATAAAGTGAAACCTTCGATGAATGTGCTTGCTTCGTCCATGGAAAACTGGATTCTTAGTCAATGCAATAGCGGATTTATTGTCAACATGTATAGTCACCATCTTGCTTGTTTGACCGACAACTTCACCTAACAGATCATGTAACCAAATTGCTTGTTTAGCTGCTTCTGTCGCAGCCATGAACTCAGCCTCACAAGACGATAAAACAACTATCTCCTGTTTCTGTGAACACCATGATATTGGACTTTGATCAAGATAAAACACATGTCCTGTAGTGCTTTTACCGTCATCATCATCAACATTATGAGAAGCATCGCTGAACCCCACAAACGAGAGACTAAGTGTAGTTGTCCCTCTCAAGTACCGTAATACTTGCTTCAGTGCAGCACCGTGAGACTCCTTGGGAGCCTGCATATATCGACTTAAGACCCCCACAGAGAATGACAAGTCTGGTCGGGTATGTAACAGATACCGTAAACACCCAATGCTTCTCCTATACTCCTTTTCATCAATGCTCTTCTCGTTAGGTGAATTTGAAAGTTAAACATTCATATCCATAGGTGTATGTCTCAGGTTGCAGGCGCTCATCCCACTTTCTTCAAGTATCTTTCGAGCATACCGGTCTTGTTTTAGTATAATGCCATCGTCACACTGTTGTACTTCAATTCCCAAATAATAAGTCAGCTTCCCAAGATCGTTCATCACAAACTTCGTAGACATCTCTTGCTTAAAGCCAACAATCGATTGCAAAGACATACCAGTCACAAGCAAATCATCGACATATACTACCACAATGAGAAGACCGTTTTTCTCTTCCTTTCGATACAGAGATGGTTCTTTCGACCAGCGTTGAAACTTAAGCCCCACGAGAATTTGATTCAACTTAGTATTCCAGGCCGTAGGTGCTTGTTTAAGACCATAAAGTGCCTTCTTAAGTTTGTAGACTTTGTGTTCCTTTCCAACAACTTGGAAACCTTCCGGCTGGTAGACAAAAACTTATTCCTTGAGTTCTCCGTGTAGAAACGCAGTCTTTACGTCGAGATGATGAATTTCCCATTCCTCGCAGGCTGCTAAGGCAATGATCAAACGAATTGTTTCGATGCGAGCTACAGGAGCAAATACTTCATCGTACTCAACTCTGTGTCGTTGGACATACCCTTTTGCTACTAAACGAACCTTGAATTTACTGATACTCCCATCTGCGTTTCTCTTAATCTTGAAGACCCACTTTAAACCGATAGCTTTTGCTCCCAAAGGTAGGTCAACGAGCTCCCAAGTTTCATTCTTCTCAATAGATGTTATCTCATCCTCGCACGCTTCAATCCAGACCTTCAGTTTCTTTGCTTCGCTAAAGTCCCATGGTTCGTCATTGATTATCATTAGGAGTCTTTCACACTCTATTTCTGCCATAAGAATGTAATCATCCAAATATGCTGGTTTGTTCACCGTTCTTATTGATCGTCGTGGTTGAGTTTGATCCTCTTCGGACAGGGAATCACCATCATTCTCCTCTTTTTCCTCATCTTCTTCGTTTTCATTAATGTCTTCTGTTTGAGTAGCCTCTTCCGCTTCTTGGACATCTTCTTCTTCTCCAAATCCCTTTAACGAACACAAGACTGAGAATGGACTATCATCTGATCGCGATTCTTTGCTCCAGTCCCATGCTCTGTTTTCCTCAAAGACAACATCACGGCTAACAACGATCCTCTTGGTTGAAGTATCATACAAACGATAGGCTTTCGAACCAGGTTCAGTCCCTAAGTGTACTAGACTTCTCGACCTGTCGTCAAGCTTTTTCCTTCCAACTGTCTCTGTTCTGACGTAACATACGCACCCGAACACCCGTAAGTGTCCAAGATTTGGCTTCCTCGATCGCAAAGCCTCGTACGGGGACATTCCTTGTAGTGATCTGGTTGAGATCCTGTTGATCAAGTAGGTGGCATGTCTCACTGCTTCCCCCCACAAGACATTAGGGACACTCATATGCTTGAGAATGCTTCTTGTCATCTCGAGAAGAGTTCGATTGCGTCTTTCAACCACGCCATTTTGCTGTGGAGAATAGGGTGCGGTCAGATGTCTCTTGATGCCGTTCTTGTTGCAGTAGTCCTGAAAGTCTTGGCTCGTAAACTCTCCACTGATGTCGTTCTTGTTGCAGTAGTCCTGAAAGTCTTGGCTCATACATTCTCCACCACGGTCTGTCCGAAACGTCCTTAGCACTCCTTTAGTTTCTTATTCAATCAGGGATTTAAAATGCTTGAATTTTTCGAAGGCTTCGCTCTTCTGTTTGATCAATATAGTCCACATGTAACGTGAATGGTCGTCGATAAGAGCGAACACATATCTCTTTTGTGACGGTGTTGATGGCGTGATAGGTCCGCATAGGTCCCTGTAAATCAGTTCAAGAGGAGCTGAGGCTCGGAATGTAGTTGCTTGTGGAAAAGGTCTTCGTGTTTGTTTCCCAAGCAAGCAACTTGTACATGTTTCTTTCTTGATAGGAATGCTAGGAACACCAGTGACTAGTTTATCGCTGATCATCGTCTTCATCGTTTCTGTGTTAACGTGTCCGAGCCGTGCATGCCACTTCGATGACTCGGTTGTTCTAATCTGTAAACACTTAGCATTCTCTTGGACTTGTATACTTACTTTATATAGCCTGTTCTTCGATCTGATTGTTCTTAACATTAGTCCACCGAGTCGATCAAACAACAACAACATGTCATCTTTCGTACATACTTCACAATCTGCTTCGGTAGCTTGCCCTAAGCTAATGATGTTACTCTTTAAGCCTGGTATGTAGTATACGTTGTTCAGAATTTTTTTCTCGCCTCCTTGAAAAATAAACTGAATGGAACCTCTTCCTCGTATATCGATCCGAGAATCATCTCCAAATCTCACTTTTCCCAAGATTGTTTCATCAAGAGCGATGAAGAACATATGGTTCCCACTCATATGATTGCTTGCTCCATTGTCAAGGTACCATATGTTCTCCATGTCGAGGTCTGCTTTGAAAACGCTTGGATTCACCTTTTGTTTGTTTAGGTAAACCAACTCATGCATCATCAATTCATCAGCCTCATGCGTATCATCGGTCTTCTTCTCAACGGTTTCTTGCAGTTTAAGTAACTTGTCAGGACAATCATTCGTGTAGTGTCCAAGCTTGTCGCAATAAAAACATGTAATGTGAGATGTGTCTCTTTCTTGTCCTTGGTTCTGCTTCCATGCGTCTCGTTGTTGCTGAAAGTTACCACGACCACGACCTCTTCCTCGCTAGCCGGAACGACCTCCTCTTCCTCTATTCGATTTATTACCACTGTATCCATTGTAGCCACTTTGTTGTGACTCTGAATTCGCATACATTAGTTTCCCTTGATCATCTTGTTGATCTTCATCGTCTTCACAAATTCTTTCTTCGTAAGCCTTTAAACGTCCGACGATATCTTCGAAACTTGTTGTGTTTAAGTTAAGAACTTGTTCAAGAGAGGCGAAAATGTGAATGTACTTTCTTCTTGGCAGGCTCTTGAGAAACTTCTTTACAAGTTTTGCTTCTTCTATGACTTCTCCCAGAGACGCAGATTTCGAAGAGATCTCGGATAATTTCCCAACAAACGCATCAATTTTGTCTTCCTCCTTCATCTTTAGTCTATCAAACTCCACCATTAGGGTTTGAAGTCTTGCTTCTCTTACCCTCTCAGCTCCTACATGTCTCGCTTTAACTGCATCCCACACGGCCTTGGCTGTGTTGAGATCTCCAACCTGCAGTGTAAGTGCTTCAGGAATGGATTGAAACATTAGGACAATGGCCAAGTTGTTCTTCTCTTCGGTTTTGTTTCCAGGATCAATGGCTTCCCATACTTTATTGACCTTGAGAGCAATCTTCATTCGCATGGCCCAGACAGTATAGTTTGTGGAAGTCAGCATCGGAAACCGGATGGAAGACGGTCCAGTCTCCTTAACGCCTAGCTCGGGTTCAACCTTAATGTCGCTCATGGTTCGTTAGTCTCCTTTATGATCGTTCGAGATGTATGGCTCTGATACCAAATATAGAATCTCAAACAAGTTTTAATAAGAAGTCCTTCTCTTATTAATCAATCACAAGGTTATCAAACCACAAATCAAACTCACACAATTCGTAAGTGATGCAACACAATTTGCATCTCCTTATATAGGAATATATATCTCCTAAACCTATTAGTGATAACACTAACAAATATATTTCCTAATCCTTAAAGATAAACATAACATATTAAAATTAGGATAGCTTAGAACTTAACCTATTGTCAATCTTAATCCAACAGTACTCAGTGCCTCCAAAGTCTAGTTTCTATTGCATCCAAAATAGACATATTTTTTTTCTTTTGAAACTCAAATAGACAGATATTTTATATTCAATTTTTTTTTTGGTTATCATTTATATGCAATTTGCTTCTTCTTCTTTTTTACATCCGAACTTACATGTTCAATATGAAAAAAGCACATAAAATTCGGATGTTAACATACTCATAACTTATTAATGTATTCCTCTATTCTAAATAAATATATATAAATAATGCTGGAGAACAAAATCTTTTACTACTATAGCTTTTTTTAAAGGTGTCGTAGACTCGTACAGATGTTCTAACAAAATGCTTAGAAACTGAAATCTATAGTGTGCAGTGTTTTGCATATATTTTAGTCGTAGACTTCGATATAAACATTTTAACAAACACCATGAGCATCTTTTATCCACTCTATTTTCCGTTCCAAANNNNNNNNNNNNNNNNNNNNNNNNNNNNNNNNNNNNNNNNNNNNNNNNNNNNNNNNNNNNNNNNNNNNNNNNNNNNNNNNNNNNNNNNNNNNNNNNNNNNNNNNNNNNNNNNNNNNNNNNNNNNNNNNNNNNNNNNNNNNNNNNNNNNNNNNNNNNNNNNNNNNNNNNNATATATATATATATATATATATATATATATATATATATTCTAACTTGTTCTATTTTTCAGTAAAAATTGATTCTTTTGTTTGTTTGTAACACTCCAGTTAAAATTGGAATATAAAGTGTATTTACTCTATAATGGAGAAATAATTTTTATTACTCAAATTTTCTACTCACTATTTCCAACAAAGAACATAATTGGATGTTGATTGTTTGTTGATTGTTTGTAGTTTTTAAAATAGTTTTGGTTTTTGATTTTCTAAAAATACTTTTTATCTGTCAATATTTTTGCAAAATAGATTCCCTAAATTTTAGAAAACCAGATTTTAAAATAATTATCGACTTCTTAGCAAAAAACCAAAACCATATTTTCTTGGTTTTCTTAGGCAATGTATGTCATGATTTTTTCTTTTTCTTTTTATTGAAATATTAATATTTCTATATTTATGCATTAATATAGCATAAAATAAAAAGAGATTAGTGATAAGTAGTAACAATTCCAAATTACTAAGAATCAACAAAAAGATTTTTGTCTAGTATTTAAATTTAAATTTTAAAACTACAAAATAACTAGTAAAAACATTTTCTGGCTTTTTGTTTTTTGTAGGTTTCTTAAACGCCTTGTTAATTATAATTTTATTATTTTTAGTAAAAATATACTTACAATCAAATTTAGAAAGAATAATATTTACAGCACAGCTTAATTTTGCTAAAACTATTAAATTTGAATTATTTTATCTAATAATGAACCGATGGTCACATTTTTTTCTTTAATATATCAAACTACAAAATAACTCATAAAAAAATTAAACTTATCATTAAAATAAATTTATTTTCTTAAAGTTAGCCAATACAAAATATTATGTATAAATTTAGTTGTATAAATTTACCTATTAATAATTTTAGCTAGTTTAGTAGTAAATAATTGTTTTATTACTCTACTATATTTGCACTAAAAACTTGCAGTAAAGTTAATTATATTTTTAGTTATAAGTATTACACATTTATTCGAGTTTAGTGTATTGTTTTTTTATTTTAAATTCTTGCTATTATTACATCAAAAAAAGTTCTTGCTATTAGTATTTCTTTTATAATATTTAATTTATATTTGAATTCTATAAAATGTTTATGTGTTTTTGGTGATAATATATTGTATTTTTTCTATTTTTAAAAATAATTATTTATAGTTTTAATAATATTGTATATTATTAGTTTGAAAACTAAAACTAAAATCCAAAACCTAATTTACCATCGAGTTTTTCAAAAAACTACCTTAAAAAACTAAAGTCTTCACCAAAAACCAAAAACCAAACCAAGCAAACAATTTCATTTTGGAATTATTTCGGTTTAGAACAAATTGAGATAATTTTTACACAAAAAAAACAAGAGTTATTCTTGGGTTCATCCCCTAGGGTGAACCTCTAGGTTCACCAACCAATATGATTTCATTATTTCAAATTCAATATCTTTTAAAAAAGGAAACAAAATATTGGCAAGTTATATTATGTTTTTTAAAAAATAAAAAAATAAAAAAATAGTAGTTACAGAAAAAAAACACTAAACCCTAAATCCTAATTCCTAAATCCTAAACCCTAAA includes:
- the LOC106297440 gene encoding uncharacterized protein LOC106297440, translated to MSDIKVEPELGVKETGPSSIRFPMLTSTNYTVWAMRMKIALKVNKVWEAIDPGNKTEEKNNLAIVLMFQSIPEALTLQVGDLNTAKAVWDAVKARHVGAERVREARLQTLMVEFDRLKMKEEDKIDAFVGKLSEISSKSASLGEVIEEAKLVKKFLKSLPRRKYIHIFASLEQVLNLNTTSFEDIVGRLKAYEERICEDDEDQQDDQGKLMYANSESQQSGYNGYSGNKSNRGRGGRSG